The segment TCTGTTCTCACTCTCCCAGAGGGAAGATTATCATTAAGAAAGTTGTTGCAGATGTATTTATTCTCCGTTTCATTGTAGAGAAGTTTTTAAAGCACGGAACCGTCAAACAAGACAACTTGTAGCAATGAAGAAGGTGTTAATGGAAAATGAAAAAGAGGGGGTATGTTGAACTAACTTTACTCAATAACTAACTCAAAACTGGAACATCGCttgatatgaaaatgaatttaaaagtaCAATGAGCTACCTAAATGCCACAGGTGTTTACATTTGTGTACATAGTGTGTCATACTGTAGACATCAAACTGCTCTCCTACTGATGATTGAAATCCAGTAAGTAAATTCTTCATTTCAGTTCCCTATAACAGCCTTGAGGGAAATCAAAATACTGCAGTTGCTGAGGCATGAAAATGTTGTCGATTTGATTGAAATAGCTAGAACAAGAGGTAAGATGTATACTGTCATATGATCTATAAGAATGATGATAAATGTATTATATAGACCTTTGCATTCTTATATTCATTGGGAATTTGTAAGTCAAGTTGTtgttattcataatttatttcttttcagcAACTCCGTACAACAGAATGAAAagcacattttatttgatatttgagtTCTGTGAACATGATCTTGCTGGACTTCTGAGCAATGCAAATGTGAAATTCAATATCGGTGAGATTAAGAAGGTCATGCAACAACTCTTAAATGGACTCTACTTCATCCACAGCAACAAGATTTTACACAGAGACATGAAAGCTGCAAATATTCTGATTACAAAACATGGAATTTTGAAGCTCGCTGACTTTGGTCTGGCAAGAGCCTTTAGCACAGCAGGCAAAGACAAACAAAATAGATACACAAACAGAGTGGTGACTCTCTGGTACCGACCACCAGAACTCCTTCTGGGTGAGAGAAACTATGGTCCACCGATAGACCTGTGGGGAGCAGGATGCATTATGGCAGAGATGTGGACTAGAACCCCTATAATGCAGGGGAAAACGGAGCAACATCAGCTGCAGTTGATTAGTCAGTTATGTGGATCCATAACGAAGGAGGTGTGGCCAAATGTGGAGAAACTTGAAATGTTCACGCAAATGGAACTGGCCCAGGGTCAAAAACGCAAAGTGAAAGACAGACTTAAGGTCTATGTAAAAGACCAGTATGCACTAGATTTGATTGACAAGTTGGTGACTCTTGACCCTGGAAAGCGAATAGATAGTGACACTGCTTTGAATCATGATTTTTTCTGGTCAGATCCAATGCCATGTGAACTTGCTCATATGTTGTCCCAGCATTCCACATCCATGTTTGAATTTCTGGCACCACCACGTCGTCTAGGCCAGAGAATGCCCGCTGGGCCAGTGCAGAGACAAGCTCCTAACCCTGATCAACATTTTGAAAGAGTGTTTTAAAGTGTACATTTGTTAAATTTGCCAGTATGGTcaaaataatttagaatttacCAATCTTACCTGTGAATTTCAAACGATTGTTTGAAAACTTCATGAATGTTGCTACATATGTACTATAAACAagtaataaaacattaaaaatatttgttttcaaacattgagTTTTGGACCTTTGAAGTGAGTATTTCACACATCAGGGAGTGGAAATTACAATAGGCCCATTGCCCATAACAGTTAACATATTATAGCTTGAACAAAAAGTTCTAAGAATTGGAAGTCATATTTTGTTTGCCGTCAGTGTCTGTGAAGATTAATAAAATACCATGGTCATCTGGGTTCGGTCGCTGGTggtcagatagctcagttgttagaacacctgactagagattcaggagcCCCGGGTGCGAGTCCCAGTCTGGtccatttcattttctttcttcctGTTAtatttggtgccgtgaccagcccctggaactgacaggtgaaaatgtctACCTGGGgattaagatcctgggttgatgtcttcaagtgagaagacatttaaggagggaggaatgtagtggtcagCTGGGTTtgatggccagatagctcagttggtagaacacctgactagagattcagggggcccaggtttACATGTAAGtcctggtctgttgcattttctctgTTTCTGTTACAGCACATTGTCAATCCTGGCCACATTCAAACTGACCCACATATTGCATATTCCAGAAATGGGAATTCAACGAGCATTCTAAAATTAAGCTGTCGTAcacatttttgaaaacttttttgCGCACCATTTATGCCTTTAAATCTTTACCAaactgaatttatataaaacacCAGAAGCATTTAATGCAGCCACTTCACGTACTTTCAATGAGTAACTTTTTCAATGTGCACAACCAACCTTGGAGTCGCATTGCTCTGTTGATGAGTCACCTCCAAAATTTTTACAGATACAGAGGCTACTACATACTTTCAATGATTCGATACATTTCCAACTTTGAAAAATGTTCACTCTAGTCTATCATTGATCATTCTGTCCCATCCTTACCTCTGTCATGTGGTTCTTCTTAAAGTATTCTTAAAAATGTATCTTTGTGTTGCAAGAAAATTGAAATGTATGTAATTAGAATAAATTTCTTTAGCATtgatgcttcatgaagtatgctggcatgaagcgtcacagttcataccctcgtgtattttcaaaattgaagtttatttataatacatatatttacagtctactttcatttctttcggAAGTCCCAGTTGTGAAAATAAACTACGTATCTTTATCACGATTCACCTTTGgagcgcattcatgaggaaatggctgtcattacaatttgtaaagatatcaaaggcaaaaacattggaaatgtagatTTCCACATCTGTCCCCTGTCCTTGATTAAAATCCATATATAATCAAAGAACATATTGTACTCGGGAGttacatttttatcataattttgagcactgcatggaGTTTTGTCGAGGCTatccgcacaggtaaatcggaAACACTGGTGTGAAGTGAAACAAAACTTGTTCCCTTATATcccatacacacatgtataacagTAGATTGATTACAAATACCGTCCATTTGCTTTATCCAGTTGCATATGCATTACCATGAAACAGATGAAGAAAACCGACATGAATTCTTAAGTATAGTATTCAACTATTGTGGTGAAAACCGATAATTCTACTATTCTTCAGAAATCTTGTCGGCTTTCATCGTCCGTTTCATGGTGAGGTACACGCAAAATGACGTCATTTGTATGGGTCTGATGGTCCTCCCCTGGTTTGTCACATTAGACCCAGTTACTACAGATGTAGACCCTGACCTTAATTTTGTTTATACCATCTCCTAACTCCCAGTTACAAAATATTTCTCAGATCTTTGAATATTTGTGTCACTATATTAATGTTGACACAATTCCAAGgattgaaattttcaaatgttatgcaacaaaatatttcctgtGACATGAAACGGACCCGTTGATTTCGGATGGTTTGTCAAGATAACACCCAATACTTTCTGTGTAGTTGAACAGAAAATACCTTCAACAGCGTTGATCAATATAAGATCCACTCAATTTCTCCCCATCAACAAATTCATAGTAATTAACTTGTACAAATTAATTCCTTCACGTAATTTTATGCTAAAGAGAAGTATTCCTTGTTTTTAAAGTTAACAGTTTTTGTACTTTCGTATTGATAGAAGAAGTCCTGTTCAGTGTGTGGACAAAATGacttaattttaaaacatttgaaaGGTTTTCCTTCCATTTCttgttttttcattttctttttctccccGACGATTTCACCCCAGCTACTGAAATTAACATAAACACTGTATATACTGCTTGAATTGATTGTATTTATTACGTGAAATCAatataacaaaaacatggaATTGAATCAAAGTTAGTATCAACAGTCTTTTTCAGTTTAACGGCATTTGCTGTCAACCTCCCAGCTGTTAACGAACGAATCCACATCGCTTACTGTTCGCCGTGATGATGTCATCATGTCGTCATACACTTCATTGTTGTTGTTT is part of the Ostrea edulis chromosome 2, xbOstEdul1.1, whole genome shotgun sequence genome and harbors:
- the LOC125678474 gene encoding cyclin-dependent kinase 9-like, whose amino-acid sequence is MQQHGQGSSSTSSSSSQNYSGASGGGSHYSGSGSSSYSAKLEDMEFPYCPDANKYEKLAKIGQGTFGEVFKARNRQTRQLVAMKKVLMENEKEGFPITALREIKILQLLRHENVVDLIEIARTRATPYNRMKSTFYLIFEFCEHDLAGLLSNANVKFNIGEIKKVMQQLLNGLYFIHSNKILHRDMKAANILITKHGILKLADFGLARAFSTAGKDKQNRYTNRVVTLWYRPPELLLGERNYGPPIDLWGAGCIMAEMWTRTPIMQGKTEQHQLQLISQLCGSITKEVWPNVEKLEMFTQMELAQGQKRKVKDRLKVYVKDQYALDLIDKLVTLDPGKRIDSDTALNHDFFWSDPMPCELAHMLSQHSTSMFEFLAPPRRLGQRMPAGPVQRQAPNPDQHFERVF